The region CGGTCGAGGTCGCCACGGTGCGGGTCGCCGGCCGTCCGGGTGGGCCCGAGGCGGCCGCCCGGCAGGCCCGCTACCAGGCGTTGGTCGAGGTCGCCCGGCGGTACGACGCGGCGGCGGTGCTGCTCGGGCACACCAGGGACGACCAGGCCGAGACGGTGCTGCTCGCGCTCGCCCGGGGCGCCGGACCGCACGGCCTGTCCGGGATGCCGGTCCGCCGGGAGGTGGACGGTGTGCCGCTGCTCCGGCCGCTGCTCGACGTGGACCGGGAGCAGACCCGCAAGGCGTGCGCGGCGCTCGGGCTGAGCCCGTGGGAGGACCCGCACAACACCGATCCCGGCTACGCCCGCGCGCGGGTCCGGGCCGACCTGCTGCCCGCCCTGGTCGCCACGCTCGGTCCCGGTGTGGTGGCGAACCTGGCCCGAACCGCGCGGCTGGTCGCCGAGGACACCGCCGTACTGGACGGGCTCGCCGGCAGCGCCCTGGCCGCCGCGCGGGCGGATCCGTCCCCGGAGGGTGGGGGACGACTGGTGGTGTCGGCGCTGGTCGGGCTGCCGGTGGCGGTCCGTACGCGGGTGCTGCACCGGTGGGCGCTGGAACTGGGCGTACCGCCGGCCGCGCTCTCCGCCCGGCACGTGGCCGCCCTCGACGCCCTGCTCACCGACTGGCACGGGCAGGGGCCGGTGCACCTGCCGGGAGCAATAACGGTGGCCCGGCGCGGTGACACTCTGGGCAGAGGGTAGACAGGGGGCATGGCACATCCCCGTCAACCCCTCTTCGCGCCGCACGGTGCGGTCGCCACCAGCCAACCCCTTGCCGCCGCCGCC is a window of Micromonospora sp. NBC_01699 DNA encoding:
- the tilS gene encoding tRNA lysidine(34) synthetase TilS encodes the protein MAALAPPVAAVRAAVRAALTGVRRPSGPVLVACSGGADSLALAAAAAFVVPRLGLTAGLVTVDHGLQAGSAERALTVARWATEQGLAPVEVATVRVAGRPGGPEAAARQARYQALVEVARRYDAAAVLLGHTRDDQAETVLLALARGAGPHGLSGMPVRREVDGVPLLRPLLDVDREQTRKACAALGLSPWEDPHNTDPGYARARVRADLLPALVATLGPGVVANLARTARLVAEDTAVLDGLAGSALAAARADPSPEGGGRLVVSALVGLPVAVRTRVLHRWALELGVPPAALSARHVAALDALLTDWHGQGPVHLPGAITVARRGDTLGRG